The sequence below is a genomic window from Oreochromis niloticus isolate F11D_XX linkage group LG3, O_niloticus_UMD_NMBU, whole genome shotgun sequence.
CTGACAGCTGCGTCCTTCATTCCACTGTGAGTTGCTGCTGCAAGTTTACTCTTTTGTTGACACTATAATGATCTGTAATATTTATGTGCAGTAAATGAATACCACACATCCTTCTGTTAAGATTTCCTCACAGCCAGCTGTGATGAGCCTTTGgctaacatttaaaaacaacagctgttgaccaaagtgctgaactgcaATGCACGGCGATGTCTGTATAACAATGAAAAGAGATGccacatttgtttaaaattaaatCTGCTGACTGCTTAGTACTGTCTTAATGATCAACATCAGgtgctttaaaaataatcttttttgtGCTTATGTGTGTGTCAAGTGACACACTAACAGAGTGGGTTCCAACTGTGTATCTGGGAGGTTACAACCTGTCAGGTTCAAACCCAAATCAAGTGAATCGAACAGTGGAAAACATCATCTGCCATCCTGAATTCGACTTCACAACTCTTGAGAACGACATATGTcttctgaagctgtcagctcctGTGAATTTCACAGACTACATTCAGCCGATCTACTTACCCTCAGAAAACAGAACTTTCAACAACGAGCGCAGCAGCTGGATTATCGGTTTGGTTTATAATAGTAAGTTataaactttttattttctttaacagCATTGTGTTGGAGTCTTTGGGTAGACCTGATCTTTGATTTCTCTCCAATTAGGTGATGGTACTTTCACCAAAACCCTGCAGGAGGCAAAAGTACCAATAGTGGAAAACAATGAGTGCAAAGGCATCTTTCAAGGGAGCTATCCCAAGATTACAGAGAACATGATCTGTGCTGGAGACAACGATTCATGTTTGGTGACTATaacgttttttgtttgtttgttttttatgtatttattatgcAATCTATCGTTCACTGATAATCTCTTGCTTTTGATCACACTTTGATTTATTGTTTTGCTGTAGTTGTCCATAGATATAatattcatgttcatgttttatcaaaggttttttaaagctaattaattttaaattcaACACATTAGGTTGAATTTTAAAAGAACGGAGTTCCTTACTGCAACAGGTCAGCCAGATAGAGTAGTTTTACTAGAATCAATATTTGGAAGCTCCAGATGATGCTGTTAATATCAGTTCTTTTGTCCATTTTCTCGCCTTTCAgaatttcagtttaattcaaatTCATTGCAGTCTGTCCT
It includes:
- the LOC102079155 gene encoding serine protease 48-like; the protein is MALQQFVCSFTLVIIFLCKECGSKPGNSSSIITGQDATPGSWPSYAAIVIVGFQFGGSLINDQWVLTAASFIPLDTLTEWVPTVYLGGYNLSGSNPNQVNRTVENIICHPEFDFTTLENDICLLKLSAPVNFTDYIQPIYLPSENRTFNNERSSWIIGLVYNSDGTFTKTLQEAKVPIVENNECKGIFQGSYPKITENMICAGDNDSCLFTYGAPLMTKSESVWLQSGVLSVSACGAFPSVFTRVSPYQKWISDTVTGTAPRFVTFTSPDNSTSPTTTAPKM